The Microbacterium amylolyticum genome includes the window CCTTGTCACACGCCTGTATGACGAGGCGGGAACCGCGCTGCTCAACGAGCTCCTCGCGAAGCGCCAAGACGTCGCGCCGGCAGCGAACATGGAGACGCTGGCTGCGACGGGGTGACACGCGTCACGAAGCGGGCATATCAACTAGCGGATCGGCGATGACGCTTTGCTGGTCAATCATGACCACCGCGTGATCGCGGCATCAGCCGGGAACTTCGTGGCGGGGGATATTGCCTCAGCGCAGGATCTCGAGGGCATGACATCTCAGAGCGCGGCCTCCGATCTGCCGATACTCCTCTTCACCCGCTGAGGCATTCCCCCGCCCCCGTCAGCTCGTCGGCACCAGGGTGTACTTCGTGGAGAGGTATTCCCCGATGCCCTCGGCGCCGCCCTCCCGGCCGACGCCCGACTGCTTCACACCGCCGAAAGGCGCAGCGGCGTTGGAGATCACGCCGACATTCAGACCCATCATTCCGGTCTCGAGCCGGTCGATCATCCGGTTGCCGCGTGCGAGATTTTCCGTGAAGACGTAGGAGATGAGCCCGTACTCCGTGTCGTTAGCCACCTCAACGGCCTCGTCCTCCGTACGGAAAGTCGTCACCGCGAAGATGGGTCCGAAGATCTCCTCGGACATGATCTCGGCATCGCGCGACAGATCAGCAATCACCGTCGGGGCGAAGAACGTGCCATCGCCCTGGGCGCGGTGCCCGCCGCAGACGAGAGTCGCGCCCTTGGCGACGGCGTCATCCACGAGTCGTTCTGCCTTGGCGACGGCGTCCTCATCGATGAGCGGACCGATATTCACACCGGCGTCCGTTCCGCGACCGACCGTCATGGCCCGCACACGCTCGGCAACCCGTGCAGTGAACTCCTCGGCGATGTCCTCGTGGACGATGATGCGGTTGGCTGCTGTACACGCCTGACCGATGTTTCGGAACTTCGCCGCGATGGCGCCGTCAACAGCCCGGTCCAGATCAGCGTCCTCGAACACGACGAGCGGGGCGTTTCCGCCGAGTTCCATCGACACGCGCAAGACGTTCTCCGAGGCCTGCGCGATGAGCTGCTTTCCAACGCCGGTTGACCCTGTGAACGACAGCTTTCGCAGTCGCGGATCGGCGATGATCGGCTCCGAGACGCTGCGCGAGCTCGACGAGGTGACGACGTTGACCACGCCCTTCGGGAGCCCCGCCTCTTCGAGAATGCTGACGAACAGCAGGGTTGTGAGCGGTGTCAGCTGCGGCGGCTTGATCACGCTCGTGCACCCCGCGGCAAGCGCGGGAGCGATCTTGCGCGTGGCCATCGCCAGCGGGAAGTTCCACGGGGTGATGAAGAAACAGGGCCCGACGGGATGCTGGGAGACGATCATGTTCCCTGTTCCCTCCGGGTTTTGTCCGTAACGACCCTGGATGCGAACCGCCTCCTCGCTGAACCAGCGGAGGAACTCGCCGCCGTAGGCGACCTCGCCGCGGGACTCGGCGATCGGCTTACCCATCTCCAACGTCATGACGAGCGCGAGATCCTCGGCGCGCTGCTGCACAAGCTCCCATGCTCGGCGCAGGATCTCGCTGCGTGTGCGAGCCGGGGTTGCTGCCCAGCCCTCCTGCGCGGCGACGGCGGCATCGAGGGCGCTGGTGGCGTCAGCGGCGGTGCCGTCTGCCACGCGCGCGATGGTTTCCCCCGTTGCGGGGTCGCGAACATCGAACGTTGCCGCTCCCGTGGCGTCTTGCCACCGGCCGGCGATGAAGAGTCCCGTGGGGATGCGCTCGAGGACTGCCTTTTCTGCTTTGTTCATCTCAGCTGCCTTCATGTCAGATCTTCTGAAGTTCGTGCGCGATGACGTCGAGTCCATCGTTGAGCAGTTCGTCGCAGATCGCGAGGGGTGGGAGGAAACGGATCACGTTTCCAAAGGTCCCGCACGTGAGCATGACGACACCCTGGGCCGCGCAGGCGGCCGCGAGTGCGGACGTCGTTGCGGGGTCGGGCTCGCCCGTCGCGGGGTCGACGATTTCGGCGGCGATCATCGCGCCGTGTCCACGAATGTCGCCGATGCGGGCATCGCTCTGCTGCATCGCCGTGAGCCGTTCGACCAGAATGTCGCCGATCTGGCGCGCGCGTACGAGGAGATCTTCCTCCTCGATAACGCGGATTGTTGCCAGTGCCGCGGCACACGCGACGGGATTGCCGCCGTAGGTGCCGCCCAGCCCACCGGCGTGGGCCGCGTCCATGATCTCCGCGCGCCCGGTAACGGCCGATAGCGGCATCCCGCCCGCGATGCCCAGTCAGGATCGACACTCGTCCACGATCTGGGGGTCTGGCTCAACAACGACGCCGTCCTTGATCGCGCCGCGACCACCCTCGGCGTGCATCGGCACACGATGCGCACGCGCCTGACGCAGATCGCTCAGATTCTGCAGCTCGACCTATCCACTTTCGACGGCAGGGCCCGCGCCTGGGCGGCACTTCGCGCGACGTCCCGTGAGAAGGCCGAGACTCCGCCACTGATTTCGCCGCGTCTGGGTACGCTTGACGCGTGACTGAACGCGCCTCGCTCTCCCGCAAAATCTCCGCCATCGCCGAGTCCGCCACGCTGAAAGTTGATGCGAAGGCCAAGGCGCTCAAGGCCGAGGGACGCCCCATCATTTCGTACGCAGCGGGCGAGCCCGACTTCGCCACTCCGCACGCGGTCGTCGAGGCCGCGCAGAAGGCGCTGGAGAATCCGGCCAACTTCCGCTACTCGCCGGCCGGAGGGCTTCCCGCCCTCAAAGAGGCGATCATCGAAAAGACCAAGCGGGATTCCGGTCTGAAGGTCGCACCGAACCAGATCGTCGTCACCAACGGCGGCAAACAGGCCGTCTACCAGGCGTTCCAGGCGATCGTGAACCCGGGTGACGAGGTCCTGCTGCCCTCGCCGTACTGGACCACCTACCCCGAGGCCATCCAGCTGGCCGATGGCACCCCCGTCGCCGTCTTCGCGGGCGCCGACCAGGAGTACAAGGTGACCGTTGCGCAGCTCGAGGCCGCGCGCACACAGAAGACCAAGGCACTCGTCTTCGTCTCGCCGTCGAACCCCACCGGTGCCGTCTACACGCCGGAAGAAACCGAACGCATCGCGCGCTGGGCGCTCGAACACGGCATCTGGATCCTGACCGACGAGATCTACCAGAACCTCACCTATGGCGGTGTGCGGGCCGTTTCGGTGGTCGAGGCCCTGCCCGAAGTGGCGAACCAGACGATCCTCCTCAACGGTGTCGCCAAGACCTACGCGATGACGGGATGGCGCGTGGGCTGGATGGTGGGCCCGGCAGACGCCATGAAGCTCGCCGCCAACCTGCAGTCGCACCTGACCAGCAACGTCAACAACGTCGCGCAGGTGGCCGCCGCCGCCGCGCTCACCGGCCCGCAGAACGACGCCCGCGACTTCCGCACGGCGTTCGATCGCCGCCGCCGCCTAATCGTTGATGAGCTGTCCAAGATCGATGGCGTCGAGGTTCCCGTTCCGCAGGGCGCGTTCTATGTGTACCCCGACGTACGCGGGCTGCTGAACCGTGAGTGGAAGGGCCGCACCCCCACGTCGACACTCGAACTGGCCGACCTCATCCTCGACGAAGCCGAAGTTGCTGTGGTTCCCGGCGAGGCCTTTGGGCCCAGCGGCTATCTGCGCCTGTCCTACGCACTCGGCGACGACCAGCTCCTCGAGGGCATCCGTCGCCTGCAGGAGCTGTTCGCCTAAGAGACGACAAGCGGCACAGGGATCTTCCGATTCCTGTGCCGCTTTCGCATTCCCTGCCACGGTGTCTCGCCTGTGAACGATGCACGTCCCGCCAGCAGGCCGAGAGTAAAGTGGGGCGCGTGATCAACGCATGATGTCGGGCAACCGCGGCGCGAAGACCCTGCTCACTTTCCTCGCCATTGGCCTCGTTTCGGGGTTCATGTCAGGGCTGTTCGGAGTGGGTGGCGGCACCGTGATCGTGCCGCTTCTGGTGACGTTTGCGCTGTTCGGCCAAAAGCTCGCCTCCGGCACCTCCGGAGCATCGATCATCTTCACGGCCGCCGTCGGTGTGATCTCCTACGCCACGGGTGGAAACGTCGACTGGCTCGCGGCCGGGCTCCTCGCGGCGGGCGGTATCGTCGGCGCTCCCATCGGCGCGCAGCTGCTGCACAAACTCAGCGAAGCATTCCTGCGCTGGTTCTTCGTCGGCTTCCTTGCCGTCGTCATCGTCAGCCTCTTCTTCATCGTTCCCGACCGTGATGTGTCGGCCGTTCCGATGAACATCTGGCTCGGCGCCGCGCTCGTCGGCGTTGGTGTGCTCACAGGTATCCTGTCCGGTCTCATCGGCGTCGGCGGCGGGATTATCGTCGTCCCCGTTCTCATCCTGCTCTTCGGCACCAGCGACCTCGTCGCAAAGGGAACGTCGCTGCTGATGATGATCCCCACGACGATCTCCGGCGCGATCCGCAATGCGAAGAACAAAAACATCGACTTCGTCGCGGCGGGAATTGTTGCCGTCGCCACGGTGATTACCACGCCTCTCGGCACGATCGTCGCTGGTGTCACGTCCCCCTTCGTGGCGAACATCCTCTTTGCTGCATTCCTCGTCATCATCGCCGTGCAAATGGGCCAGAAGGCCATCAAGGCCCAGAGAAAGAACAAGGAGAACTGACCCATGGCAGTGGACCCTGATCTCGCGAACCGCGAGTTCCCTCCGACCCCCGCGTACCTCGTTGGTCGCGAGAAGGTGCGCGAGTTCGCCCGCGCCGTTTTCGCAACAGCCCCGCAGCACACCGACGTCGACGCCGCCCGCGCACAGGGTTATAACGACGTCGTCGCGCCGCCCACCTTCGCGATGGTCATCGCCGACCAGACGCTGCAGCAGCTGCTGCACGACGAGTCGACGGGCATCGTCCTCGAACGTGCCCTCCACACCGACCAGTCGTTCCGGTACTCGCGTCCCATCGTGGCCGGCGATGAGCTCACCGGTCAGCTGCGCGTCACACGCGTGCGCCAGATGGGATCCGGCGCAATGGTCGCCAGTGAAACAGACATCACCGACGCATCCGGCGCCCATGTGGTCACGGCGTCGTCAACGCTTCTGATCGGATCGGGGGACGAGTGATGGATCTTTCCAGCCTCGAAAAGGGCCAGGTCGTCGCGCAGACGTCCGTGCACCTCACGCGCGAATCGCTCGTGAAGTACGCGGGTGCCTCCGGTGATTTCAACCCCATCCACTACCGCGATGACGTCGCCGAACGCGTGGGGCTTCCCGGCGTTCTCGCACACGGCATGCTCACGATGGGCCTCGCCTCGTCGCTTGTCGGCGAATGGCTCGGCGACACCGGTCGCATCGAAACGTTCACGGTGCGCTTCACAAAACCGGTCGTTGTCGACGGCGAGGCCGGAGCCGATGTTGATGTGACGGCCACCGTCGGTCTGGTGAAGGACGACGGCTCAGCGCGCATCGACATCGCCGTGCTCCACGGCGAGACGAAGGTTCTGGGCAAAGCGCAGCTCATGATCGGAGCGGAGAAGGCGTGACGATCCCCCTCGGCGAACTCACGACGATGCGGGTGGGCGCTGCACCGGAGCGCATGGTCGACGCCGCAACGCGCGACGAGATCGTCTCGG containing:
- a CDS encoding MaoC/PaaZ C-terminal domain-containing protein, translated to MDLSSLEKGQVVAQTSVHLTRESLVKYAGASGDFNPIHYRDDVAERVGLPGVLAHGMLTMGLASSLVGEWLGDTGRIETFTVRFTKPVVVDGEAGADVDVTATVGLVKDDGSARIDIAVLHGETKVLGKAQLMIGAEKA
- a CDS encoding sulfite exporter TauE/SafE family protein, with amino-acid sequence MMSGNRGAKTLLTFLAIGLVSGFMSGLFGVGGGTVIVPLLVTFALFGQKLASGTSGASIIFTAAVGVISYATGGNVDWLAAGLLAAGGIVGAPIGAQLLHKLSEAFLRWFFVGFLAVVIVSLFFIVPDRDVSAVPMNIWLGAALVGVGVLTGILSGLIGVGGGIIVVPVLILLFGTSDLVAKGTSLLMMIPTTISGAIRNAKNKNIDFVAAGIVAVATVITTPLGTIVAGVTSPFVANILFAAFLVIIAVQMGQKAIKAQRKNKEN
- a CDS encoding pyridoxal phosphate-dependent aminotransferase, which produces MTERASLSRKISAIAESATLKVDAKAKALKAEGRPIISYAAGEPDFATPHAVVEAAQKALENPANFRYSPAGGLPALKEAIIEKTKRDSGLKVAPNQIVVTNGGKQAVYQAFQAIVNPGDEVLLPSPYWTTYPEAIQLADGTPVAVFAGADQEYKVTVAQLEAARTQKTKALVFVSPSNPTGAVYTPEETERIARWALEHGIWILTDEIYQNLTYGGVRAVSVVEALPEVANQTILLNGVAKTYAMTGWRVGWMVGPADAMKLAANLQSHLTSNVNNVAQVAAAAALTGPQNDARDFRTAFDRRRRLIVDELSKIDGVEVPVPQGAFYVYPDVRGLLNREWKGRTPTSTLELADLILDEAEVAVVPGEAFGPSGYLRLSYALGDDQLLEGIRRLQELFA
- a CDS encoding FAS1-like dehydratase domain-containing protein — encoded protein: MAVDPDLANREFPPTPAYLVGREKVREFARAVFATAPQHTDVDAARAQGYNDVVAPPTFAMVIADQTLQQLLHDESTGIVLERALHTDQSFRYSRPIVAGDELTGQLRVTRVRQMGSGAMVASETDITDASGAHVVTASSTLLIGSGDE
- a CDS encoding helix-turn-helix domain-containing protein; this translates as MGVWLNNDAVLDRAATTLGVHRHTMRTRLTQIAQILQLDLSTFDGRARAWAALRATSREKAETPPLISPRLGTLDA
- a CDS encoding NAD-dependent succinate-semialdehyde dehydrogenase, which codes for MNKAEKAVLERIPTGLFIAGRWQDATGAATFDVRDPATGETIARVADGTAADATSALDAAVAAQEGWAATPARTRSEILRRAWELVQQRAEDLALVMTLEMGKPIAESRGEVAYGGEFLRWFSEEAVRIQGRYGQNPEGTGNMIVSQHPVGPCFFITPWNFPLAMATRKIAPALAAGCTSVIKPPQLTPLTTLLFVSILEEAGLPKGVVNVVTSSSSRSVSEPIIADPRLRKLSFTGSTGVGKQLIAQASENVLRVSMELGGNAPLVVFEDADLDRAVDGAIAAKFRNIGQACTAANRIIVHEDIAEEFTARVAERVRAMTVGRGTDAGVNIGPLIDEDAVAKAERLVDDAVAKGATLVCGGHRAQGDGTFFAPTVIADLSRDAEIMSEEIFGPIFAVTTFRTEDEAVEVANDTEYGLISYVFTENLARGNRMIDRLETGMMGLNVGVISNAAAPFGGVKQSGVGREGGAEGIGEYLSTKYTLVPTS